Proteins encoded by one window of Pseudomonas tructae:
- a CDS encoding dermonecrotic toxin domain-containing protein has translation MTQAHIRTTTATERDELEAVGQRFAQAYPDIHEQLVRVGSELLHQHTGQVLDPQQVYWHRFTDALSSSRTYSGWAHVGRPEESLTFVQLLMQRFRDRDQDNADELQVYGGFYLADANAGFFDERNEVRLLPQVVMKAFWDLDFAASYRAALDGFWNSHSNDFQTLARAAYLASAAEAYGFGALTYSDLRSVLRAIGREKLESLAQVAQPAPAMASVTVQPLVLDGVQSLDGLRIIAEDGREVLYLPGGRLAFQGFANERVLQSWLQSRLARDDWRAALIAHFAREHRQRMSREQTLNVGAGEAVVGDLFVALSQTARAEMERDSQLLLTSNAQLRKRLWIGYLDAFISLASATALLSWPIALIAVGAGLANVGLNIDQAITGATSEQRKAGVVGAALNSIGVLFNAAGLLGVAEAPVEIELGNNSGAGHLVEVLPSSPEPAGKTWSPIPDTFEQLKGLEANVMFSRKRPILSGALRGAFLQSDGNPHIQLDNETYQVRYNSALNVVEIVPPGRPYDFFGARPVRQLESGRWVLLQRPLLRGGDETAEEIIEQLLPGEGGRFVLGAYEFPSAQADTLKMLLATTLRSDARCPEALDIYLRPGRLHPFPQPQQATSEFWNRYIPPDVEGQKAYAQEALARQKRVVEVQRLSPDAEVIDDYYLDMDGREHRVFIDAQGEYKSQSILHYTDYDEDFNGFLRRGTQQPDDPLKRILDLAEELEVIGTNDEVALYRGGFGSRGTSGMAFRSGRLQVGNVLVNSDITSFSESPYVARRFASSQGGDAANDSLAPEFDNTSVIFRIDAEQSFSAYPVAPFSRTPLEVESVFLPGCYFKISSLKEVSGPQYRFMEVGLEEVSRPQAGNVFDLRTGNLFNREQYLEMLGANARDLVDKFFPL, from the coding sequence ATGACGCAAGCACATATTCGCACAACAACGGCTACCGAACGGGACGAGCTGGAGGCAGTAGGCCAGCGCTTTGCTCAAGCCTATCCAGATATTCACGAGCAACTGGTCCGAGTGGGCAGTGAGTTGTTACACCAACACACCGGCCAGGTGCTGGATCCTCAGCAGGTCTACTGGCATCGCTTTACCGACGCCCTGAGCAGTAGCCGAACCTACAGCGGCTGGGCCCATGTCGGTCGACCGGAAGAGTCCCTTACCTTTGTTCAATTGTTGATGCAGCGGTTCAGGGACCGGGATCAGGACAATGCAGATGAGTTGCAGGTTTACGGCGGCTTTTATCTGGCCGATGCCAATGCCGGTTTCTTTGATGAGCGCAATGAAGTCAGGCTTCTGCCTCAGGTCGTCATGAAGGCGTTCTGGGACCTGGACTTCGCGGCGTCCTACCGAGCTGCGCTCGATGGGTTCTGGAATAGCCACAGCAATGATTTTCAAACCTTGGCACGGGCTGCCTACCTGGCAAGCGCCGCTGAAGCTTATGGATTTGGCGCCCTGACCTATTCCGACCTGCGAAGCGTACTGCGCGCGATCGGTCGGGAAAAACTCGAGTCATTGGCGCAAGTGGCACAACCAGCACCGGCCATGGCGAGTGTCACTGTGCAGCCATTGGTGCTCGACGGCGTACAGTCCTTGGACGGCCTGCGGATCATCGCCGAGGATGGCCGCGAAGTGCTCTATCTGCCCGGTGGGCGGCTCGCTTTTCAGGGGTTTGCCAATGAGCGTGTCCTGCAGTCATGGCTGCAGTCGAGGTTGGCCAGGGACGATTGGCGTGCAGCATTGATTGCGCACTTTGCGCGCGAACACCGTCAACGCATGAGCCGTGAGCAGACATTGAACGTGGGGGCGGGGGAGGCTGTAGTCGGCGATCTCTTTGTAGCGTTGAGTCAAACGGCTCGCGCGGAAATGGAGCGGGACTCGCAATTGCTGCTGACGTCCAACGCGCAGTTGCGCAAGCGGTTGTGGATCGGCTACCTCGATGCATTCATTTCCCTGGCCAGCGCTACGGCGTTGCTGTCCTGGCCGATAGCGTTGATCGCCGTGGGCGCTGGCCTGGCCAATGTCGGATTGAATATCGATCAGGCCATCACTGGGGCAACCTCCGAACAGAGAAAGGCCGGGGTCGTGGGTGCCGCTTTGAACAGCATTGGTGTCCTGTTCAATGCCGCGGGGTTGTTGGGCGTGGCCGAGGCGCCTGTCGAAATCGAACTCGGCAATAACAGTGGAGCAGGGCACCTGGTAGAGGTCTTGCCCTCGTCACCTGAGCCGGCTGGCAAAACCTGGTCGCCGATCCCGGATACCTTCGAGCAATTGAAGGGCCTCGAAGCCAACGTTATGTTCAGCCGCAAGCGCCCGATTCTCAGTGGCGCCTTGCGAGGAGCTTTTCTGCAAAGTGATGGAAACCCACACATTCAACTCGACAATGAGACCTACCAGGTGCGCTACAACTCAGCCTTGAATGTCGTGGAGATTGTCCCGCCGGGCAGGCCATACGACTTCTTTGGCGCACGACCTGTGCGTCAGCTTGAGTCTGGGCGATGGGTGCTTTTGCAAAGGCCCTTGTTGCGTGGGGGCGACGAAACGGCCGAGGAGATCATCGAACAGCTACTTCCTGGCGAAGGTGGGCGCTTCGTACTGGGGGCCTATGAGTTTCCATCAGCTCAGGCGGATACCTTGAAAATGCTACTGGCCACGACGCTACGTAGTGACGCCAGATGTCCTGAGGCGTTGGATATCTATCTACGGCCTGGACGCCTGCATCCTTTCCCACAGCCGCAGCAAGCGACGTCGGAGTTCTGGAACCGCTACATACCCCCGGATGTTGAAGGCCAGAAGGCTTATGCACAAGAGGCTCTGGCTCGACAGAAAAGGGTTGTCGAAGTGCAACGGTTATCGCCTGACGCCGAAGTCATTGATGATTACTATCTGGACATGGATGGGCGCGAACATCGTGTCTTTATCGACGCGCAAGGCGAGTATAAATCCCAGAGCATTCTGCACTACACGGATTACGATGAGGACTTCAACGGGTTCTTGCGCCGTGGTACCCAGCAACCCGATGACCCGCTAAAAAGGATTCTTGACCTTGCCGAGGAGCTCGAGGTGATCGGCACCAATGACGAAGTTGCGCTGTATCGAGGCGGATTCGGCTCGCGTGGTACTTCCGGTATGGCGTTCCGTTCCGGACGCCTGCAGGTGGGCAATGTGCTGGTCAACAGTGACATTACCTCGTTCAGTGAAAGCCCCTATGTGGCTCGACGCTTCGCCAGCTCCCAGGGGGGGGATGCAGCCAACGACAGCCTGGCTCCGGAGTTCGATAACACGTCGGTCATTTTCAGGATTGATGCCGAGCAGTCGTTCAGTGCTTATCCCGTTGCGCCTTTTTCCAGAACGCCCCTGGAAGTGGAGTCGGTGTTTCTTCCTGGGTGCTACTTCAAGATCTCGAGTCTCAAGGAGGTATCAGGGCCACAGTACCGCTTCATGGAAGTCGGCCTGGAAGAAGTATCCAGGCCGCAGGCGGGGAATGTGTTTGATTTGCGTACAGGCAACCTTTTCAACCGCGAGCAGTACCTTGAAATGCTCGGTGCAAATGCCCGCGATCTGGTTGATAAATTCTTCCCTCTTTGA
- a CDS encoding acyl-CoA dehydrogenase, with the protein MSETLLSARNLAFELYEVLDAEALTQRPRFAEHTRETFDAALNTARTIAERYFAPHNRKGDEHEPRFENGEAVLIPEVKPAIDAFLEAGFLNANRDFEAGGMQLPTLLSQACFAHFQAANAGTTAYPFLTMGAANLIENFGSEEQKRLFLQPMIDGRFFGTMALTEPHAGSSLADIRTRAEPAGDGSYRLRGNKIFISGGDHSLSENIVHMVLAKLPDAPPGVKGISLFIVPKFLVNADGSLGPRNDVLLAGLFHKMGWRGTTSTALNFGDNGQCVGYLVGKPHQGLACMFQMMNEARIGVGMGAVMLGYAGYLYSLEYARQRPQGRLPDNKDPATAAVPIIQHSDVKRMLLTQKAYVEGAFDLGLYAARLFDETQSGESETVRQQAHELLDLLTPIVKSWPSEFCLKANELAIQILGGHGYTREYPVEQYYRDNRLNPIHEGTHGIQSLDLLGRKLAQNNGAGLKQLVRRIAATCGRAQTHPNLDPLRLPLEQLLSRLQQVTLGLLSDLALGHTTTALANSALYLKAFGHCVIGWRWLEQGIFARQGLATGITADEDFYSGKLQAARYFLTWEVPGCLHELDLLESRDSTCLDMQDRWF; encoded by the coding sequence ATGTCCGAGACTCTGCTCAGCGCCCGCAACCTGGCCTTCGAACTCTACGAAGTGCTCGACGCCGAGGCCCTGACCCAACGCCCGCGCTTTGCCGAGCACACACGCGAAACCTTCGACGCCGCCTTGAACACCGCACGGACCATCGCCGAAAGGTATTTTGCCCCGCACAACCGCAAGGGCGATGAGCATGAACCACGCTTTGAGAATGGCGAGGCGGTGTTGATCCCCGAGGTCAAACCGGCGATCGATGCCTTCCTTGAAGCCGGCTTTCTCAATGCCAACCGCGACTTCGAAGCTGGCGGTATGCAGTTGCCGACCCTGCTGTCGCAAGCCTGTTTCGCTCACTTCCAGGCCGCCAACGCCGGGACCACGGCCTACCCGTTCCTGACCATGGGCGCCGCCAACCTGATCGAGAACTTTGGCAGCGAAGAGCAGAAGCGCCTGTTCCTGCAGCCGATGATCGATGGCCGTTTCTTCGGCACCATGGCCCTGACCGAACCCCATGCCGGTTCGTCCCTGGCCGATATCCGCACTCGCGCCGAGCCTGCCGGCGACGGCAGCTACCGGCTGCGCGGCAACAAGATCTTCATTTCCGGCGGTGACCATTCGCTGTCGGAAAACATCGTGCACATGGTGCTGGCCAAGCTGCCGGATGCGCCGCCTGGGGTGAAGGGCATTTCGCTGTTTATCGTGCCCAAGTTCCTGGTCAACGCCGACGGCAGCCTGGGGCCGCGCAACGATGTGCTGCTGGCCGGGCTGTTCCACAAGATGGGCTGGCGCGGCACCACTTCGACAGCGCTGAACTTCGGCGATAACGGCCAGTGCGTCGGCTACCTGGTGGGCAAGCCACACCAGGGCCTGGCCTGCATGTTCCAGATGATGAACGAGGCGCGTATCGGCGTCGGCATGGGGGCGGTGATGCTCGGCTATGCCGGCTACCTGTACTCCCTGGAGTACGCCCGCCAGCGTCCACAGGGCCGCCTGCCAGACAACAAGGATCCGGCCACCGCTGCCGTACCGATCATCCAGCACAGCGATGTAAAACGCATGTTGCTGACCCAGAAGGCCTACGTCGAGGGCGCCTTCGACCTGGGCCTGTATGCGGCCCGGCTGTTCGATGAGACCCAGAGCGGCGAAAGCGAAACGGTTCGCCAGCAAGCCCACGAACTGCTCGACCTGCTGACTCCGATCGTCAAATCCTGGCCTTCGGAGTTTTGCCTGAAGGCCAACGAACTGGCCATCCAGATTCTTGGCGGCCACGGCTATACCCGCGAGTACCCGGTCGAACAGTACTACCGCGACAACCGCCTGAACCCTATCCACGAAGGCACCCACGGCATCCAGTCACTGGACCTGCTCGGGCGCAAGCTGGCACAGAACAACGGCGCCGGGCTCAAGCAGTTGGTACGGCGAATCGCGGCGACCTGCGGGCGGGCACAAACTCATCCCAATCTGGACCCGCTGCGGCTGCCCCTAGAACAATTGCTGTCGCGCTTGCAACAGGTGACCCTGGGGCTGCTCAGTGACCTGGCCCTGGGGCATACCACTACGGCGCTGGCCAACTCGGCGCTTTACCTCAAGGCCTTCGGCCACTGCGTGATCGGTTGGCGCTGGCTGGAGCAGGGCATTTTCGCCAGGCAGGGTCTGGCGACTGGCATCACCGCGGACGAGGATTTCTACAGCGGCAAACTACAGGCGGCTCGGTACTTTCTGACCTGGGAAGTGCCGGGCTGCCTGCATGAACTAGACTTGCTGGAGTCACGCGATAGCACCTGCCTGGACATGCAGGACAGGTGGTTCTGA
- the putA gene encoding trifunctional transcriptional regulator/proline dehydrogenase/L-glutamate gamma-semialdehyde dehydrogenase, giving the protein MATTTLGVKLDDPTRERLKAAATSIDRTPHWLIKQAIFNYLEKLEGGATLTELNGQPGTHTDDSGEVQTDHAHQCFLEFAESILPQSVLRSAITAAYRRPEPEVVPMLLEQARLPAAMAEATNKLAAGIAEKLRNQKSAGGRAGIVQGLLQEFSLSSQEGVALMCLAEALLRIPDKGTRDALIRDKISTGNWQPHLGNSPSLFVNAATWGLLLTGKLVSTHNESGLTSSLSRIIGKSGEPMIRKGVDMAMRLMGEQFVTGETIAEALANASKFEAKGFRYSYDMLGEAALTEHDAQKYLASYEQAIHSIGKASHGRGIYEGPGISIKLSALHPRYSRAQYERVMDELYPRLLSLTLLAKQYDIGLNIDAEEADRLELSLDLLERLCFEPQLTGWNGIGFVIQAYQKRCPYVIDYVIDLARRSRHRLMIRLVKGAYWDSEIKRAQVEGLEGYPVYTRKVYTDVSYIACARKLLSVPEVIYPQFATHNAHTLSAIYHIAGQNYYPGQYEFQCLHGMGEPLYEQVVGKVADGKLNRPCRVYAPVGTHETLLAYLVRRLLENGANTSFVNRIADQSISIQELVADPVATIEQMATQEGNAGLPHPRIPLPRELYGAERANSAGIDLANEHRLASLSCALLASAHNDWKAAPMLGCASSQEAASAVLNPADLRDVVGHVQEANVSDVDNAIQCAVKAAPIWQATPPAERAAILERAADLMEAEIQPLMGLLAREAGKTFANAIAEVREAVDFLRYYAVQARNDFSNDAHRPLGPVVCISPWNFPLAIFSGQVAAALAAGNPVLAKPAEQTPLVAAQAVRLLLEAGIPEGVVQLLPGRGETVGARLVGDDRVKGVMFTGSTEVARLLQRNIAGRLDAQGRPIPLIAETGGQNAMIVDSSALTEQVVIDVVSSAFDSAGQRCSALRVLCLQEDSADRVIEMLKGAMAESRLGNPERLSVDIGPVIDAEAKAGIEKHIQGMRDKGRTVYQMAIADGEEIKRGTFVMPTLIELESFDELQREIFGPVLHVVRYNRKNLDQLIEQINASGYGLTLGVHTRIDETIAKVIDNVNAGNVYVNRNIVGAVVGVQPFGGEGLSGTGPKAGGPLYLYRLLSTRPAGAIEQSFQRTDGENAPDTRLRDSLSKPLQALKAWAASNQLNDLNSLCEQFAQQSQSGISRLLAGPTGERNSYTILPREHVLCLAEVEADLLTQLAAVLAVGSSAVWPEGELSKTLRNRLPKDVQARIQLVVDWNKDEVVFDAVLHHGDSDQLRAVCEQVAKRAGAIVGVHGLSSGETAIALERLVIERALSVNTAAAGGNASLMTIG; this is encoded by the coding sequence ATGGCGACGACCACCCTTGGGGTCAAACTCGACGACCCTACCCGTGAGCGACTCAAAGCAGCTGCGACGTCTATCGACCGCACGCCGCATTGGTTGATCAAACAAGCGATCTTCAATTACCTGGAGAAGCTCGAGGGTGGCGCCACCCTGACCGAACTCAACGGTCAGCCCGGCACTCATACCGACGACAGTGGCGAAGTCCAGACCGACCACGCGCACCAGTGCTTCCTCGAGTTCGCCGAAAGCATTTTGCCGCAATCGGTACTGCGCTCGGCCATCACCGCCGCCTACCGCCGCCCTGAGCCGGAAGTAGTTCCGATGCTGCTGGAGCAGGCACGCCTGCCAGCCGCCATGGCCGAAGCCACCAACAAGCTGGCTGCGGGCATCGCTGAAAAGCTGCGTAACCAAAAGAGCGCTGGCGGCCGTGCCGGCATCGTTCAGGGCCTGCTGCAGGAGTTCTCCCTGTCGTCCCAGGAAGGCGTGGCGCTGATGTGCCTGGCCGAAGCACTGCTGCGCATCCCCGACAAAGGCACCCGCGACGCCCTGATCCGCGACAAGATCAGCACCGGAAACTGGCAGCCGCACCTGGGCAACAGCCCATCGCTGTTCGTCAACGCCGCCACCTGGGGCCTGCTGCTGACCGGCAAGCTGGTCTCGACCCACAACGAATCCGGCCTGACCTCCTCGCTCAGCCGCATCATCGGCAAGAGCGGCGAGCCGATGATCCGCAAGGGCGTCGACATGGCCATGCGCCTGATGGGCGAGCAGTTCGTCACCGGTGAAACCATCGCCGAAGCCCTGGCCAATGCCAGCAAGTTCGAAGCCAAAGGTTTCCGCTATTCCTATGACATGCTCGGTGAAGCGGCACTGACCGAACATGATGCCCAGAAGTACCTGGCGTCCTACGAGCAGGCCATCCATTCGATTGGCAAGGCGTCCCACGGCCGCGGCATCTATGAAGGCCCGGGCATCTCGATCAAGCTCTCGGCCCTGCACCCACGCTACAGCCGCGCCCAGTACGAGCGCGTAATGGACGAGCTGTACCCGCGCCTGCTGTCGCTGACCCTGCTGGCCAAGCAATACGACATCGGCCTGAACATCGACGCCGAAGAGGCCGACCGCCTGGAGCTGTCGCTGGACCTGCTCGAGCGCCTGTGCTTTGAGCCGCAACTGACCGGCTGGAACGGTATCGGCTTTGTCATCCAGGCCTACCAGAAACGCTGCCCGTACGTCATTGACTACGTCATCGACCTGGCCCGCCGCAGCCGCCATCGCCTGATGATCCGCCTGGTAAAAGGCGCCTACTGGGACAGCGAAATCAAGCGCGCCCAGGTCGAGGGCCTGGAAGGCTACCCGGTCTACACCCGCAAGGTGTACACCGACGTTTCCTACATTGCTTGCGCACGCAAACTGCTGTCGGTGCCGGAAGTCATCTACCCGCAGTTCGCCACCCACAACGCCCATACGCTGTCGGCCATCTACCATATTGCCGGCCAGAACTATTACCCGGGCCAGTACGAGTTCCAGTGCCTGCACGGCATGGGCGAGCCGCTGTACGAGCAGGTTGTCGGCAAAGTCGCCGATGGCAAGCTGAACCGTCCGTGCCGTGTGTATGCACCGGTCGGTACCCATGAAACCCTGCTGGCCTACCTGGTTCGCCGACTGCTGGAAAACGGTGCCAACACCTCGTTCGTCAACCGGATTGCCGACCAGTCGATCTCGATCCAGGAACTGGTCGCCGACCCGGTCGCAACCATCGAGCAGATGGCGACCCAGGAAGGCAACGCCGGCCTGCCGCACCCGCGCATTCCACTGCCGCGTGAGCTGTATGGCGCCGAGCGGGCCAACTCCGCCGGCATCGACCTGGCCAATGAACACCGCCTGGCTTCGCTGTCCTGCGCCCTGCTGGCCAGCGCTCACAACGACTGGAAAGCCGCACCGATGCTCGGTTGCGCCTCCAGCCAGGAAGCGGCCAGCGCCGTGCTGAACCCGGCAGATCTGCGTGATGTCGTAGGCCACGTCCAGGAAGCCAACGTCAGCGACGTCGACAACGCCATCCAGTGCGCCGTCAAGGCCGCGCCGATCTGGCAGGCCACCCCGCCAGCCGAACGCGCAGCGATCCTGGAACGTGCCGCCGACCTGATGGAAGCCGAGATCCAGCCGTTGATGGGCCTGCTTGCCCGTGAAGCCGGCAAGACCTTCGCCAACGCCATCGCCGAAGTCCGCGAAGCCGTCGACTTCCTGCGTTACTACGCCGTACAGGCGCGCAACGACTTCAGCAACGACGCCCACCGCCCACTGGGCCCGGTCGTGTGCATCAGCCCGTGGAACTTCCCGCTGGCTATCTTCAGTGGCCAGGTTGCCGCTGCGCTTGCCGCAGGTAACCCGGTGCTGGCCAAGCCGGCCGAGCAAACCCCGCTGGTCGCGGCCCAGGCCGTGCGCCTGCTGCTCGAAGCCGGCATCCCTGAAGGCGTGGTGCAACTGCTGCCAGGCCGCGGTGAAACCGTCGGCGCCCGCCTGGTCGGTGATGATCGGGTCAAAGGCGTGATGTTCACCGGTTCCACCGAAGTCGCCCGCCTGCTGCAACGCAACATCGCCGGCCGCCTGGATGCCCAGGGCCGTCCGATCCCGCTGATCGCCGAGACCGGCGGCCAGAACGCAATGATCGTCGACTCCTCGGCACTCACCGAGCAAGTGGTCATCGACGTCGTCTCCTCGGCTTTCGATAGCGCTGGTCAACGTTGCTCGGCCCTGCGCGTACTGTGCCTGCAGGAAGATTCCGCCGACCGCGTCATCGAAATGCTCAAGGGCGCCATGGCCGAAAGCCGCCTGGGTAACCCCGAGCGCCTGTCCGTGGACATTGGCCCGGTGATCGACGCCGAAGCCAAAGCCGGGATCGAGAAACACATCCAGGGCATGCGCGACAAAGGCCGCACCGTGTACCAGATGGCCATTGCCGATGGCGAAGAAATCAAGCGCGGCACCTTCGTGATGCCAACCCTGATCGAGCTGGAAAGCTTCGACGAACTGCAGCGCGAGATCTTCGGCCCGGTACTGCACGTGGTGCGCTACAACCGCAAGAACCTCGACCAGTTGATCGAGCAAATCAATGCCTCCGGTTACGGCCTGACCCTGGGTGTCCACACCCGCATCGATGAAACCATCGCCAAGGTCATCGACAACGTCAATGCCGGTAACGTCTACGTCAACCGCAACATCGTCGGTGCCGTGGTCGGCGTACAGCCATTCGGCGGTGAAGGCCTGTCTGGCACTGGCCCGAAAGCCGGCGGCCCGCTGTACCTGTACCGCTTGCTGTCGACCCGCCCGGCCGGCGCCATCGAGCAGTCGTTCCAGCGTACCGACGGCGAAAACGCCCCGGACACCCGCCTGCGCGACAGCCTGAGCAAGCCGCTGCAAGCTCTAAAGGCCTGGGCTGCGAGCAATCAGCTGAACGACCTGAACAGCCTGTGCGAGCAGTTCGCCCAGCAGTCGCAAAGCGGTATCAGCCGTCTGCTGGCGGGCCCGACTGGCGAGCGCAACAGCTACACCATCCTGCCGCGCGAGCACGTGCTGTGCCTGGCCGAGGTCGAAGCCGACCTGCTGACCCAACTGGCCGCGGTCCTGGCCGTGGGCAGCTCGGCGGTCTGGCCAGAAGGCGAACTGAGCAAGACCCTGCGCAATCGCCTGCCGAAGGATGTGCAAGCGCGCATCCAGCTGGTGGTCGACTGGAACAAGGATGAGGTGGTGTTCGATGCCGTCCTGCATCACGGCGACTCTGACCAACTGCGCGCGGTGTGCGAGCAGGTGGCCAAGCGCGCTGGCGCCATCGTCGGGGTTCACGGCCTGTCGTCGGGTGAAACCGCGATTGCCCTGGAGCGTCTGGTGATCGAGCGCGCGCTGAGCGTCAACACCGCTGCCGCTGGTGGTAACGCGAGCCTGATGACTATCGGCTGA